The Kogia breviceps isolate mKogBre1 chromosome 2, mKogBre1 haplotype 1, whole genome shotgun sequence genome segment ACGTCCAACAAGATCAATACAATTCTCTTGTACTTTTTCATGCCTATTCTTTAAGATGGGGGTGAGTCTAGGCAGCAGATCCTTAATTGGTGGAGTCATCTTATGCATACCTATTTAACAGAAGTCAAACACACTATCAATTAACATGTGAACTGCAACCTTTGTTCATTTTACCCTTTATTTAACAATGTAATATACGTGACTAGGCATAAATACAAACTTACAGCTGCCTATGGAAAGAAAAAGCCCCAGCTTCTGATCAAACGcagaatttttaactttttattaacaACTTCTGATTatgcataaaaatgaaagaaattagtgAAGTGATTTAAAGAATGATGgatactcaacaacaaaaaaaagttttatttggtTCTGAAATGTATTTGTACACTGACATTTAAATATGGGGACAGCTTATGTTCCGGCCATACACAACAATATAAGCCAGAGGTAGACATATAAATTAAAGCAAAATTTTCCAGAAAGGGCCCCCTTACCCTTTAACTGCAAAACAAACAGATCTCCAGTCTCCCTGCAATGCAGGGCATACTTGGATGGTATTTACACctatgaagagagaaaaaaggaggcaGCTGGCAGGGGCTCTTGCTCTAACTAGAACTGCTTGCTCTGATTCTCTCTCCATTGCTTTTCCCATGTTTCTCTGACCAACAATATGGTTTACAATTCCCTGCAAACCAGAGCCCCACAAGTGGCCAAGTAACTAATTTTTGGCAAGTATCTCCAagtagagagagaggaaagggctgAACTGGGGATTATATGTAAATGTAATGGTTCGAAGACCTCCTATACTGCATAAAAACCCCttactaaaatgagaaaaatagtgGCTATCACAGCCAGCTATTTCAACCTCCTGATAGGTTATCTCTGTCCCTCTAAACTCCATGAAGTTACTTTTGCAATAGTTACATTCACTTATAATGAAGGATAAAACAGGAGACCATTTGTTTGTTCCATTATAATGCCCTTAAAGAGGAAAAGCTTTGTTCTCCACACCCAAGAGCATCTGTAATACACCTCTGTTTTAACTTTGGGTAAAGAACTGAAAGGACAGTTTAAAAGAAttggatttaaataaaaatgagatcactTGATCAATTCACTTTTCTCTCTGGTTGTTGTTCCTTGAACTTAATATCAAGCAGGAAAAGCTACCATAACCATTTACTAATTCAAggttgaataaatatataatataaaactttAGAGTTCTCTCCACCCACCACCTCCTCTCCCATGTATTTCAGCTGAGACACAATTTTTTTAGGGCCCTCTATCCCATGACTTCAAAGTTTTTTGAGTTGTGACTACTTCCTCCTCTCTTGCAGGTCCTAAACttgccctctttctctcttttaaagtaaaatataaattgatTTTTGGAGATAAGATTCTTGTGACATCCCAACTTAACTATAATTttcagtggttaaaaaaaaaaaaatcagacatcaTTAATCAACTCCTAAATAGGATTCTCTATTTTACTTTCAAAACAccaaagaaactttaaaatacaaaacaaaaaattcttaacATGACCAACAAATTCCATACCTATTACATTTACAATGGCCTTCAGTGCTCCAAGAATGCTGCCCAATACTTCAGGGTACTCTTCGCCCAAATACTCATACAAAACAACACCCAAGTGCCCCATCAATTTTTcctgtaataaaaaaataataatgatgaaatgtTACTGTTTACATCACTTTTTGGTGAAGAAATAAGAATCTGATATAAAAGTTTACCTCTTGACAAGTCTTCATAACAACAGCCGTTCGAGAGATCAAGTCAGCTGCCTGTTGCCTAACTTTTGCTGATTTGTTATTTAAACGCCACAAAACTGTACCGCAGATCTGAGGCAAGTACGGTTTGACTCGTTTGCCAAGAGCATTGACCACTGTGCCAAAGCCGTTCAACATTACtgagtccttaaaaaaaaaaaaaaaagccaagttaaatttaaaaactacattCAATGTGAACAAGAATTCAGTTTGTGACTAAACACCTGAAATATAACGTATAGTCCCCGTTTCCAAAAATCTAACCTAAAAATTTGAGGTAAAAGAATATTCCTTTGTAGCCAACTGCATGAGAACAtgagtatttaaaaattatttcaaatttaattacTCTTTGGTGATAATATTTActtgaaaatatgttttacaaatatgaaaGTCAGTGGCAACTTGCCTAATAATTAGTATCATTACCTCTGTAGTCTGTTCTTGGAAAGCATAAAGAATACCATCAATCAGTTGTTCTTCAAGTTTATGATCAATATCTGCTGCTCCCAAGTTGCCCATAATTTTCTCAATTGTCTCCATCACCATTTTTCTATACTGTTCAGCTTCATCTTTCAGATCATCCACAATCCTGGATATAATTTCTGCTGCACCTACTTTGTTTGCCAACTCCACAGTAGTATCAACTAactaaaaagaggaggaaaaatcatttaatttgCTGCTTTTCCAAGGAAATAAAGAGACATCATGAAAATGGAATATTCTAAAGATACTATTTAGCTAGTAAGCATGCTGAGAACAGATGGCTCCTACTattaaaactgtaagaaaaaggtggccaaaaatatttaaatatgagtCTAAGTCAAGGGGATTTAAGGTTAAGATTGTATATTCATGGTTCACCTAGCCAGATTAAGCAGTTCATTTACTAGACAAAAATGTCAATTCATAGTTGGCTATTTATCCTAGAATACAAAAGCAAAATGGAAGTTAACTGGCTGATGAAAATCCATCTCCTTTCACAATCAAGCACAACCAACCTGTGAGGTTCTCAAGGCAAAAAAATAACTTATGTAATATGCATTCAAACTGACTAAAGGATCAGTTGAAAGAATTTTTGAAGATATTGTTTTTATGATCAAAGCTTACCTGCCGGTAATTTCTTCTATCCAAAGCCATTCTGTGTTGCCAgaagtgtttaaaaaaaggaggaaggatcTCTGTTTTAATGTAGTTTGCTTCCACACCATCTGTTCCACAACACTGCTTTACCacctaaaatgttaaaaaataataatagtaatcacAGTCCTGGTTTAAtatacaagttttttttaatgatataaaattctctttgAACCTTGAAACACATGATTAACAAATCTGGAACAGCAACAATTTGGAACAATTACCTTCAGCacaattttcttcatttcttcatcagGAGATTGGAATTCTCGAATAAGAATTAACATCACTTCTCTAGTATAGTAGTTGGCATATTCTGCATCCATGAGAGGAATAAGATACCCAATAGCCTTTAAGAAAGCGGCCAgaccctattttaaaataaaaaaaatatatatatatatatacttagtaAATTAGATTTAAGTCACTTGAACGTCAATGAGTAGAAATAAAAcgaaaaatgaaatcaaactgGTGAAATCTACCTTTCCTCTGTGTTGGCGGATACCCTTCCATAGAGGCTTTAACACAGAATCAAAAGATTCGATACCATAAGGAGTTGCTGCTTCAGCCAAGGCAGCAATGGCCAAAGCACTAATGGTCCGAACTTTCTGCTGCTCATCCACAAGACctataaaaaaccaaacacaggTTTTAACTGAGCAACATTACCTAACTTCCAAAGCTTCATCCAGATTCTAGCAATATACCTAACCATTTAGTCAAATTGCAGAATCTGTTCCCATTAGACAAAATAAGGCAAAAGCCAGTATGAACCACAGCCTATTAGCAGCTAATATTACAAATCCAATCATAAACTATATGGTGTTTATGTAGTTTACCTTCCATTTCTCTCTCCAAAAATCAGCAGCCTAAATTTCAGGAAACCTGTCTTACAAAAGACACAGTTATACTACAACTTACCATGTTCAATGATTTCAACTAAACTTCGGAGATGTGGCAAGATGGCACAGCCCATGAGAATAGCTATTTGCTGTACAATTTTTATACCAGTGTGTCTTGCTTGCCAGGACTTCTTGCTTTTGCACACAGCTTTTAAGAAAGGCAATAATGAAGGAATGCCCAGGGCAGAGGCTACAACAGCAAAAGCTCTAGCTGTTGTGTTACGGACATACTCATCCATGTTATCTATATCAGGTCTCATGGTAGAGATCATAGTAGCCAGACCAGCAGcctaaaagtttaagaaaaaagcaACAGTCATGAGTTGATAACATTAACCCTCAACCATTTCATTCTAAAATCAAATAATTCTATCAACATATATAAAACTTTCTTCTCCAGAAATATACATACCTTTGCCAAATTAGAAATAATCTCTCGGCCTTCCACTCTAGCATAGTAATCCTCATCAATCAACAATGGTTCAATGACCACTAGGATCTGAAAAAGAGAAGGAGCTACATTTTCACAGCAATTACTGATGCAATGCTCAAGTAACAGTACATGTAAGGGAATTTATAATTACCAGGACTTTGTTAATCAAGGGacaaattaagaattttaatcacacAACTTTAAACCCCACATAAAGATGAGTATTTGGGAGCACTGTTAACCACACAgactataaaatacacataatacatacacacacacacacacacacacacacacacacacgcatgcccATCTGCATTTTACAATTCTAAACCACAATTACCATCAGCAAAAAGATGATTCTTAGTACTAAATGGGATGGTATAGAAACATACATTTTCTCGTTCTAATATcaataaaagcaaattttaaaatatgagtaatATGAACCCACTATATAAGTTGTCAAAAAGTTACATCTATTTACAcatgtatttgtgtatgtatgcTTGTGCAAAGAAAAAGGTCTGGGAGGGCATGTAAATTTAACATTGGTTAACTGAATATCTTTAAAGGGGTTGAAATTTCCCTTTTAATTGTGAATGTGTAACATCAGCTGTtacttttttacaatttttaaatttcacaaataTACCCAATAATAAGCTGGTTAAAAAAATCCACTAATtccttttacattaaaaaattatcaaaccaTTAGAAATACAAATTGAGAACAAACCTTGTGCACATATGGTCGAACTAAGTCATCAAGTTTGTATAATATTCTATCAATAACTTTTACAAGTAAATGACGCTCTTGATCCTCAAGTGTAGGCGACATCAGCAGAGGAAGAATCTGATTAAACAAAGGACCAGCTCCAAATTCACGAGCTTTATCAGTAATCTGACGCAATGCAGCctggaagaaaaaagagtaaTAGGCATATTCCTTTATTGTAAGCATGAGCAAATTAATTACTCCACGGTTTTCTGTAACTGAATATTTTAGTGTAAACTTCAGACACTTTATATAGAGTAGCATGAGTTCATTCCCATCAAAATTACTCTGAAGTCTGAACTCTTGCGATAAAGCCTCAATGTTTTCAGTTAATTCAAAAAGGGTAactgaatgctggagagggtgtggagaaaagagaaaccctcctacactgttggtgggaatgtaagttggtgcaaccactgtggaaaacagcatggaggttcctcagaaaactaaaaatagagttaccacatgatctagcaatcccactcctgggcatatatctggacaaaaatataattcaaaaagatacatgcacaccgcccccatgttcatagcagcactattcacaatagccaagatatggaaaacaCCTATATGaccatttacagatgaatggataaagatgtggtgcatatatacaacggaatactactcatccataaacaagaataaaatacagtaagtcccctacatacaaaccttcaagttgtgaactttcaaagatgcgaacatgcccctgtatgccagctgttgtactatactactgtacttttcaaggtactgtactgtaagattaaaactgctttattttttgttttttatgtattatttgtgtgaaaagtattataaacctattacagtacagtaatATATAGCTAGCCAATTGTTAGTTGGGTtacctaggctaactctgttggacttaagaacaaattggacttatgaatgcactctcagaacagaactcattAGTATGTAGGGACTTACtgtaatgccatttgtagcaacatggatgcaactagagattatcatactaagtgaagtaagtcagaaggacaaataccatatgacatcacttgcatgtggaatctaaaatataacacaaatgaacttatatatgaaacagaaacagaaacagggacatagagaatagactggtggttgccaatgcggagaggggtgggagagcaTTGAACTGGGAGTCTgcggttagcagatgcaaactagtatacacagagtggataaacaacaaggtccgggcttccctggtggcgcagtggttgagaatccgcctgccgatgcaggggacacgggtttgtgccccggtccgggaagatcccacatgccgcggagcggctgggcccgtgagccatggctgctgagcctgtgcgcctggagcctatgctccgcaacgggaaaggccacaacagtgagaggcccgcataccacaaaaaataaaaataaaaattaaaaaaaacaacaaggtcctaatgtgtaacacagggaactatattcaatatcctgtgacaaaccataatgaaaaagaatatgataaagaatgtgtatatatgtataactgagtcactttgctgtacagcagtaattaacacaacattgtaagtcaactatacttcagtaaaaaataaattttaaaaaagggtaaTTTAATAGAAAGAGTCACAGACTATAATAAAAAACTCCTTAACTTCTCCTAAAGGATCAACCATCTTCAAGCCAATTACATTAGAATCTTCAGTATATTTTAAAGGCTCTGATGACAAAATGGAGAATCTCTAAAATTATAATGAACATGATGATTTAATAAACTGGTACTTACTTTTCTCATTGGAGGTGTtccattcttaatttttaaaagcaacttcattatttttctctctttttgctcTTCTGGACTAAGTGTTGATTCATCAACATCAACCTaacagtaaaaagtaaaaaatttaaaggttAGTGAAGATACTATGACTTGTAACttctaaataaaaagtaatattttatttctggtaTTATTACTTACCAAAAGTTTATCAAAGTACTGAATATCATCAGGTTTCAAAAATGGAAGATTTCCAGATGGTTGGTCATTAACACTTTTCATAGTTCTATCTTCAGTTTGCATGTGGAAACCTGTCATACCACCCAAAGGTGTTGGAGTTGCTGTCAGCTTTCG includes the following:
- the SF3B1 gene encoding splicing factor 3B subunit 1 isoform X2: MNARTYMDVMREQHLTKEEREIRQQLAEKAKAGELKVVNGAAASQPPSKRKRRWDQTADQTPGATPKKLSSWDQAETPGHTPSLRWDETPGRAKGSETPGATPGSKIWDPTPSHTPAGAATPGRGDTPGHATPGHGGATSSARKNRWDETPKTERDTPGHGSGWAETPRTDRGGDSIGETPTPGASKRKSRWDETPASQMGGSTPVLTPGKTPIGTPAMNMATPTPGHIMSMTPEQLQAWRWEREIDERNRPLSDEELDAMFPEGYKVLPPPAGYVPIRTPARKLTATPTPLGGMTGFHMQTEDRTMKSVNDQPSGNLPFLKPDDIQYFDKLLVDVDESTLSPEEQKERKIMKLLLKIKNGTPPMRKAALRQITDKAREFGAGPLFNQILPLLMSPTLEDQERHLLVKVIDRILYKLDDLVRPYVHKILVVIEPLLIDEDYYARVEGREIISNLAKAAGLATMISTMRPDIDNMDEYVRNTTARAFAVVASALGIPSLLPFLKAVCKSKKSWQARHTGIKIVQQIAILMGCAILPHLRSLVEIIEHGLVDEQQKVRTISALAIAALAEAATPYGIESFDSVLKPLWKGIRQHRGKGLAAFLKAIGYLIPLMDAEYANYYTREVMLILIREFQSPDEEMKKIVLKVVKQCCGTDGVEANYIKTEILPPFFKHFWQHRMALDRRNYRQLVDTTVELANKVGAAEIISRIVDDLKDEAEQYRKMVMETIEKIMGNLGAADIDHKLEEQLIDGILYAFQEQTTEDSVMLNGFGTVVNALGKRVKPYLPQICGTVLWRLNNKSAKVRQQAADLISRTAVVMKTCQEEKLMGHLGVVLYEYLGEEYPEVLGSILGALKAIVNVIGMHKMTPPIKDLLPRLTPILKNRHEKVQENCIDLVGRIADRGAEYVSAREWMRICFELLELLKAHKKAIRRATVNTFGYIAKAIGPHDVLATLLNNLKVQERQNRVCTTVAIAIVAETCSPFTVLPALMNEYRVPELNVQNGVLKSLSFLFEYIGEMGKDYIYAVTPLLEDALMDRDLVHRQTASAVVQHMSLGVYGFGCEDSLNHLLNYVWPNVFETSPHVIQAVMGALEGLRVAIGPCRMLQYCLQGLFHPARKVRDVYWKIYNSIYIGSQDALIAHYPRIYNDDKNTYIRYELDYIL